The proteins below are encoded in one region of Streptomyces cyanogenus:
- a CDS encoding MFS transporter yields MYRNLRGRPATVLAAAAVAQFVVALDMAVVNVALPAIRSSLGFAPLDLSWVVHVYALTFGGFLLLGGRACDLFGRRRLFVAGLVVFGLCSLAGGLAGEPWQLVAARAGQGVGAAATAPAALALLTTTFTEGPRRVRALGVWSGVNAVGGALGVLAGGVLTEYAGWRWVMLVNLPIVAAALVLVHAAVAPEPRPARCERLDVLGAVLATGGIGLLVFGVVRTDVNGWATATTWETLAVAGVLLGAFAVAESRSPAPLLRLGLLRSRWVAGANLLVFLAAAGQFTAFYVVSLYLQQVLGLGAAATGAAFLPFCAGSVAATVVATRITAQRSPRAALVPGTLIAAAGMAWFAGISPHGAFVTDVLGPSVLTSIGIGLIFAPVAAAATTGVRPGEAGMASGVLNSARQLGGCVGLAALATVAAHRTGAATGPAALTDGYALGLAVTAALFLLAAVVAVGVLPRRRTTGGPAPAPAEAPRLEGTPS; encoded by the coding sequence ATGTATAGAAACTTACGCGGCCGTCCGGCGACCGTGCTGGCGGCGGCTGCCGTCGCCCAGTTCGTCGTCGCCCTGGACATGGCCGTCGTCAACGTCGCCCTCCCGGCGATCCGCTCCTCGCTCGGATTCGCCCCGCTCGACCTGTCGTGGGTCGTCCACGTGTACGCGCTCACCTTCGGCGGGTTCCTGCTGCTCGGCGGCAGGGCCTGCGATCTGTTCGGCCGGCGCCGGCTGTTCGTGGCGGGGCTGGTCGTCTTCGGGCTCTGCTCGCTCGCGGGCGGACTCGCCGGGGAACCCTGGCAGTTGGTTGCCGCCCGCGCGGGCCAGGGAGTGGGCGCGGCGGCCACCGCGCCAGCCGCCCTGGCGTTGCTGACCACCACCTTCACCGAGGGGCCGCGACGCGTGCGCGCCCTCGGCGTCTGGAGCGGGGTGAACGCCGTGGGCGGCGCGCTGGGTGTGCTGGCCGGCGGAGTGCTGACCGAATACGCGGGCTGGCGCTGGGTCATGCTGGTCAACCTGCCCATCGTGGCGGCGGCACTCGTCCTCGTGCACGCCGCCGTGGCCCCCGAGCCCCGGCCGGCACGGTGTGAGCGGCTGGACGTGCTCGGCGCCGTCCTGGCGACCGGCGGTATCGGGCTGCTGGTGTTCGGTGTCGTGCGGACCGACGTCAACGGGTGGGCGACCGCAACGACCTGGGAGACGCTCGCCGTCGCGGGCGTGCTGCTCGGTGCCTTCGCCGTGGCCGAGTCACGGTCCCCCGCCCCGCTGCTGCGGCTCGGCCTGCTGCGCAGCCGCTGGGTCGCCGGGGCGAACCTGCTGGTGTTCCTGGCCGCGGCCGGGCAGTTCACCGCGTTCTATGTCGTGTCCCTCTACCTCCAGCAGGTGCTGGGTCTCGGCGCCGCGGCGACCGGTGCCGCGTTCCTGCCGTTCTGCGCGGGTTCGGTGGCGGCCACCGTCGTGGCGACCCGCATCACCGCGCAACGGTCGCCGCGCGCCGCGCTGGTGCCGGGCACGCTGATCGCCGCCGCGGGCATGGCCTGGTTCGCCGGCATCAGCCCGCACGGCGCCTTCGTCACCGACGTGCTCGGCCCGTCCGTCCTCACGAGCATCGGCATCGGGCTGATCTTCGCGCCGGTGGCCGCCGCCGCGACCACCGGGGTCCGTCCCGGCGAGGCCGGCATGGCCTCCGGCGTCCTCAACAGCGCCCGGCAGCTGGGCGGTTGTGTGGGCCTGGCCGCCCTGGCCACGGTCGCCGCCCACCGCACCGGCGCGGCCACCGGGCCCGCCGCGCTCACCGACGGCTACGCGCTGGGTCTCGCCGTCACCGCCGCGCTCTTCCTGCTCGCGGCGGTGGTCGCGGTCGGCGTCCTGCCCCGCCGCCGGACCACCGGCGGTCCGGCGCCCGCCCCTGCCGAGGCACCCCGACTGGAAGGAACCCCGTCATGA
- a CDS encoding NAD(P)/FAD-dependent oxidoreductase, with protein sequence MTSNTRVVVIGAGLAGVRLARRLGDLGTPALLVGDEEHAPYNRVLLAEVLAGRYAPEVITLPPPAGLLRTRVTGIDRAARTVDCADGTSIAYDALVLATGSNPVLPPLRGLFTADHQLPEGVHAFRTLDDCLGLAKAVRPGVRAVVIGGGLLGVSAARALAVRGAQVVLAQQAERLMERQLDPDASRLVLRHLTDLGVEVHTECRVRDVRCVAGAVRSVELADGYALDADLVVLACGVRPRTGLAEQAGLAVHKGVLVDDELRTSDPHIHAIGDCAQHDGTVYGLAAPALEQADALAELLAGDPGARYTGTRSLTRLTLTGADSPFDLAAFGETEARPGDDVVRLTDATRGTYRKVVVRDDRLVGGVLVGELGTVGALARAWEGAEPLPDDGPLLHLLTNDGGS encoded by the coding sequence ATGACCTCGAATACGCGTGTGGTGGTGATCGGCGCCGGCCTCGCGGGCGTACGGCTCGCCCGGCGGCTCGGCGACCTGGGCACGCCCGCGCTGCTCGTCGGCGACGAGGAGCACGCCCCGTACAACCGGGTGTTGCTGGCCGAGGTGCTGGCCGGCCGGTACGCGCCGGAGGTGATCACCCTCCCGCCGCCCGCGGGCCTGCTGCGCACCCGGGTCACCGGCATCGACCGGGCCGCCCGGACCGTCGACTGCGCCGACGGCACGTCGATCGCATACGACGCGCTGGTCCTGGCCACCGGCTCCAACCCGGTACTGCCCCCGCTGCGCGGCCTGTTCACCGCGGACCACCAGCTCCCCGAGGGCGTCCACGCGTTCCGCACCCTGGACGACTGCCTGGGCCTGGCCAAGGCGGTGCGGCCGGGTGTGCGGGCGGTCGTCATCGGAGGCGGGCTGCTCGGGGTCTCCGCCGCCCGCGCGCTCGCCGTCCGCGGCGCCCAGGTGGTGCTCGCCCAGCAGGCCGAACGGCTCATGGAGCGCCAGCTCGACCCGGACGCCTCCCGGCTGGTGCTGCGGCACCTGACCGATCTGGGCGTCGAGGTGCACACCGAGTGCCGGGTCCGGGACGTGCGCTGCGTCGCCGGTGCGGTCCGCTCGGTGGAACTGGCCGACGGCTACGCCCTCGACGCCGACCTCGTGGTCCTGGCCTGCGGGGTACGGCCGCGCACGGGCCTCGCCGAGCAGGCGGGCCTGGCCGTCCACAAGGGCGTCCTCGTGGACGACGAGCTGCGCACCTCCGACCCGCACATCCACGCCATCGGCGACTGCGCCCAGCACGACGGCACGGTCTACGGCCTGGCCGCCCCGGCCCTCGAACAGGCCGACGCACTCGCCGAACTGCTGGCAGGTGACCCCGGTGCCCGCTACACCGGCACCCGTTCCCTGACCCGGCTGACCCTGACCGGTGCCGACTCCCCCTTCGACCTCGCCGCGTTCGGCGAGACCGAGGCCCGCCCCGGCGACGACGTCGTGCGGCTGACCGATGCCACCCGGGGCACCTACCGCAAGGTCGTCGTCCGCGACGACCGCCTGGTCGGCGGGGTCCTCGTCGGCGAACTCGGCACCGTCGGCGCGCTCGCCCGCGCCTGGGAGGGAGCAGAGCCGCTCCCCGACGACGGTCCCCTGCTCCACCTGCTCACCAACGATGGAGGCTCCTGA
- the nirB gene encoding nitrite reductase large subunit NirB — MSATLGATPTIVLVGHGMVGQRFLEALAERGLTATHRVVVLCEEPRPAYDRVQLTSYFSGKTPEDLSMTDMEFIKDHGIELRIGDPAETIDREAKRVTARSGLTVDYDVLVLATGSYPFVPPVPNKDATGCFVYRTIEDLLAIEEYAKTKATTGAVVGGGLLGLEAAGALKGLGLDAHIVEFAPRLMPVQVDDGGGTALLRTIEGMGLSVHTGVGTQEIVVDETGAVTGMKLSDGSELATDMVVFSAGVRPRDQLARASGLTVGERGGITVDEQCRTVSDPHVFAIGECALAADGRVYGLVAPGYEQAETAAAAIAGDEASFTGADLSTKLKLLGVDVASFGDAHGTTEDCLDVVYSDSRAGLYKKLVIGRDGTLLGGILVGDAEAYGTLRALTGSVPPISPESLVLPAGADSGAQLGPSALPDEAIICSCHNVSKGTIRGAVTEHKCTSVPEVKKCTKAGTGCGSCVKVLGQLVDAELEASGVEVDKGLCGCFAQTREELYEIVLALRITSYQELLDRYGREGARGGDGCEVCKPAVGSIIASLAPTIGASGYVLDGEQAALQDTNDHFLANLQKNGSYSVVPRIPGGEIAPEKLIVIGEIARDFGLYTKITGGQRIDMFGARVEQLPLIWARLVDAGFESGHAYGKSLRTVKSCVGSTWCRYGVQDSVRMAIDLELRYRGLRSPHKLKSAVSGCARECAEAQSKDFGVIATANGWNLYVGGNGGATPRHADLLAQDLSDAELVRLIDRFLMFYIRTADRLERTSTWLERIPGGLEHVRDVVVHDSLGICDELEKLMQAHVAHYRDEWAETVNDPEKLARFVSFVNAPDTPDPVVSFVPERDQIKPDLPLLNIGVRPADDVLEGSAQR, encoded by the coding sequence ATGTCCGCCACCCTGGGGGCCACCCCCACGATCGTGCTCGTCGGCCACGGCATGGTCGGCCAGCGCTTCCTCGAAGCGCTCGCCGAGCGCGGCCTGACCGCCACGCACCGCGTGGTCGTGCTGTGCGAGGAGCCGCGTCCGGCCTACGACCGCGTGCAGCTCACCTCGTACTTCTCCGGGAAGACGCCGGAGGACCTCTCCATGACCGACATGGAGTTCATCAAGGACCACGGGATCGAGCTGCGCATCGGCGACCCGGCCGAGACGATCGACCGCGAGGCGAAGCGGGTGACCGCCCGCTCGGGTCTCACCGTCGACTACGACGTCCTCGTGCTGGCCACCGGCTCCTACCCGTTCGTCCCGCCGGTCCCGAACAAGGACGCCACCGGCTGCTTCGTGTACCGGACCATCGAGGATCTGCTGGCCATCGAGGAGTACGCGAAGACGAAGGCCACCACGGGCGCCGTCGTCGGCGGCGGCCTGCTCGGCCTTGAGGCCGCCGGCGCCCTGAAGGGGCTCGGGCTCGACGCGCACATCGTGGAGTTCGCGCCGCGGCTGATGCCGGTCCAGGTGGACGACGGCGGTGGCACGGCGCTGCTGCGGACCATCGAGGGCATGGGCCTGAGCGTGCACACCGGCGTGGGCACGCAGGAGATCGTCGTCGACGAGACCGGCGCCGTCACCGGCATGAAGCTGTCCGACGGCTCCGAACTCGCCACCGACATGGTGGTGTTCAGCGCCGGTGTCCGCCCCCGCGACCAGCTGGCCCGCGCCTCGGGCCTCACGGTCGGCGAGCGCGGCGGCATCACGGTGGACGAGCAGTGCCGGACCGTCTCCGACCCGCACGTGTTCGCGATCGGCGAGTGCGCCCTGGCCGCGGACGGCCGGGTGTACGGCCTGGTGGCGCCGGGCTACGAGCAGGCGGAGACGGCGGCGGCGGCGATCGCCGGCGACGAGGCCTCCTTCACCGGAGCCGACCTGTCCACCAAGCTGAAGCTGCTCGGCGTGGACGTGGCCTCCTTCGGCGACGCCCACGGCACCACCGAGGACTGCCTGGACGTCGTCTACTCCGACTCCCGCGCCGGTCTGTACAAGAAGCTGGTCATCGGCCGGGACGGCACGCTGCTCGGCGGCATCCTGGTCGGTGACGCGGAGGCGTACGGCACCCTGCGCGCGCTCACCGGTTCGGTGCCGCCCATCTCCCCCGAGTCGCTCGTCCTGCCCGCCGGAGCCGACTCGGGGGCCCAGCTCGGCCCGTCCGCACTGCCGGACGAGGCGATCATCTGTTCCTGCCACAACGTCAGCAAGGGCACGATCCGCGGCGCGGTCACCGAGCACAAGTGCACCTCGGTGCCCGAGGTGAAGAAGTGCACCAAGGCCGGTACGGGCTGCGGCTCCTGTGTCAAGGTGCTCGGCCAGCTGGTCGACGCCGAGCTGGAGGCGTCCGGCGTCGAGGTCGACAAGGGCCTGTGCGGCTGCTTCGCGCAGACCCGCGAGGAGCTGTACGAGATCGTCCTCGCGCTGCGCATCACGTCGTACCAGGAACTGCTGGACCGCTACGGCCGCGAGGGCGCCCGGGGCGGTGACGGCTGCGAGGTGTGCAAGCCGGCGGTCGGCTCGATCATCGCCTCCCTCGCCCCGACGATCGGCGCGAGCGGCTATGTCCTGGACGGCGAGCAGGCCGCGCTGCAGGACACCAACGACCACTTCCTCGCCAACCTCCAGAAGAACGGCTCGTACTCGGTGGTGCCGCGGATCCCCGGCGGGGAGATCGCGCCCGAGAAGCTGATCGTGATCGGCGAGATCGCCCGGGACTTCGGCCTCTACACGAAGATCACCGGCGGTCAGCGGATCGACATGTTCGGTGCCCGCGTCGAGCAACTTCCGCTGATCTGGGCGCGGTTGGTGGACGCCGGCTTCGAGTCCGGCCACGCCTACGGCAAGTCGCTGCGCACGGTGAAGTCCTGCGTGGGCTCCACCTGGTGCCGGTACGGCGTGCAGGACTCGGTCCGGATGGCGATCGACCTGGAGCTGCGCTACCGGGGCCTGAGGTCCCCGCACAAGCTGAAGTCGGCCGTGTCCGGGTGCGCCCGCGAGTGCGCGGAGGCCCAGTCGAAGGACTTCGGCGTGATCGCCACCGCGAACGGCTGGAACCTGTACGTCGGCGGCAACGGCGGCGCCACCCCGCGCCACGCCGACCTGCTGGCGCAGGACCTGTCGGACGCCGAACTGGTCCGGCTGATCGACCGGTTCCTGATGTTCTACATCCGTACGGCGGACCGTCTGGAGCGGACCAGCACCTGGCTGGAGCGCATCCCCGGCGGCCTGGAGCACGTACGGGACGTGGTGGTGCACGACTCGCTCGGCATCTGCGACGAGCTGGAGAAGCTCATGCAGGCGCACGTCGCCCACTACCGCGACGAGTGGGCGGAGACCGTCAACGACCCCGAGAAGCTGGCCCGGTTCGTGTCCTTCGTGAACGCGCCGGACACCCCGGACCCGGTCGTCTCCTTCGTCCCCGAGCGCGACCAGATCAAGCCCGACCTGCCGCTGCTGAACATCGGTGTGCGGCCCGCCGACGACGTCCTGGAAGGAAGCGCCCAGCGATGA
- a CDS encoding NAD(P)-dependent oxidoreductase — MTDNSPSSTPRTPLTLLGTGAMGTALGRAWLAAGHPLTVWNRTPERTAALTAEGAVAAGSAAEAVAANRLVVACLLDDASVGTALDSAELAGRDLVNLTTGTPADARERAAWAEKRGARFLDGGIMAVPPMIGAPGAFVLYSGHQELFEEHRDTLAVPAGTEYVGADPGLAALHDVALLSGMYGMFAGITHAFALLRGTEVAPRDFAALLVPWLNAMAGTAEETAGRLASGDYTTGVVSNLAMQVAGSETLLRTAHEQGVSAELLTPFLGLMRDRLAAGHATEDTTGLVDLLRAG, encoded by the coding sequence ATGACCGACAACTCCCCTTCCTCCACGCCCCGTACTCCCCTGACCCTGCTCGGCACCGGTGCGATGGGCACCGCGCTCGGGCGCGCCTGGCTCGCCGCCGGGCATCCGCTGACCGTGTGGAACCGCACGCCCGAGCGGACGGCCGCGCTGACCGCCGAGGGCGCGGTGGCGGCGGGCAGCGCGGCGGAGGCGGTGGCCGCGAACCGGCTCGTCGTGGCCTGTCTGCTGGACGACGCCTCGGTGGGCACCGCGCTGGACTCCGCCGAACTGGCCGGCCGGGACCTGGTGAACCTCACCACCGGCACCCCCGCCGACGCCCGGGAGCGCGCCGCCTGGGCCGAGAAGCGGGGCGCCCGGTTCCTGGACGGCGGGATCATGGCCGTACCGCCGATGATCGGCGCGCCCGGCGCCTTCGTGCTCTACAGCGGCCACCAGGAGCTGTTCGAGGAGCACCGGGACACCCTCGCCGTCCCGGCCGGCACCGAGTACGTCGGCGCCGACCCCGGTCTCGCCGCGCTGCACGACGTGGCGCTGCTGAGCGGGATGTACGGCATGTTCGCGGGGATCACCCACGCGTTCGCGCTGCTGCGCGGGACGGAGGTGGCGCCCCGGGACTTCGCCGCGCTGCTCGTGCCCTGGCTGAACGCGATGGCCGGCACGGCGGAGGAGACGGCCGGACGACTGGCGTCCGGCGACTACACCACCGGAGTCGTCTCCAACCTGGCGATGCAGGTCGCCGGCAGCGAGACGCTGCTGCGCACGGCCCACGAGCAGGGCGTGAGCGCGGAGTTGCTCACCCCGTTCCTCGGCCTGATGCGCGACCGCCTGGCGGCGGGCCACGCCACGGAGGACACCACCGGCCTGGTGGACCTGCTCCGCGCCGGGTGA
- the proS gene encoding proline--tRNA ligase has protein sequence MAKAPVLTPRAEDFPRWYQELISKAELADNGPVRGTMVIRPYGYGLWERMQQEMDARIKAAGASNAYFPLFIPQSYLTREAEHVEGFAPELAVVTHGGGKELEEPIVVRPTSETIINEYFSKWVQSYRDLPLLINQWANVVRWEMRPRVFLRTTEFLWQEGHTAHATYEDARDYAARIHRDVYHDFMVNVLGIDVVLGRKTAKERFAGAINTLTLEGMMGDGKALQMGTSHELGQNFAKAFNTQYLSKDGKQELVWQTSWGTSTRMVVGLIMSHGDDSGLRVPPRLAPVQAVVLAIKGDDQVIAKVREISDRLLAAGVRVQVDDRTDIPFGRRAVDWELKGVPVRIEVGPRDLENGTAMLARRIPGGKEPVRIGELEALLPKALEEDQALLLAQSRERRKDRTVDTTTIEEAAEAAATGWARIPWATLGPEGEAALAEQGVSVRCLVAADGSVPERDDQPGNVAIVSRAY, from the coding sequence ATGGCAAAGGCACCCGTTCTCACCCCCCGGGCGGAAGACTTCCCCCGCTGGTACCAGGAACTGATCAGCAAGGCCGAGCTGGCCGACAACGGCCCAGTGCGCGGCACGATGGTCATCCGACCGTACGGGTACGGGCTGTGGGAGCGGATGCAGCAGGAGATGGATGCCCGCATCAAGGCTGCGGGTGCCTCCAACGCGTACTTCCCGCTCTTCATCCCGCAGTCGTACCTGACCAGGGAAGCCGAGCATGTCGAGGGCTTCGCCCCCGAGCTGGCGGTCGTCACGCACGGCGGGGGCAAGGAACTCGAGGAGCCGATCGTCGTCCGGCCCACCTCCGAGACGATCATCAACGAGTACTTCTCGAAGTGGGTGCAGAGCTATCGCGACCTGCCCCTGCTGATCAACCAGTGGGCGAACGTCGTCCGTTGGGAGATGCGTCCGCGTGTCTTCCTCCGTACGACCGAGTTCCTCTGGCAGGAGGGGCACACCGCCCACGCCACCTATGAGGACGCCCGCGACTACGCCGCCCGTATCCACCGGGACGTCTACCACGACTTCATGGTCAACGTCCTGGGCATCGACGTGGTCCTCGGCCGCAAGACCGCCAAGGAGCGCTTCGCCGGTGCGATCAACACCCTCACCCTCGAGGGCATGATGGGCGACGGCAAGGCGCTGCAGATGGGCACCAGCCACGAGCTGGGTCAGAACTTCGCCAAGGCCTTCAACACCCAGTACCTGTCCAAGGACGGCAAGCAGGAGCTGGTGTGGCAGACCTCCTGGGGTACGTCGACCCGTATGGTCGTCGGCCTGATCATGTCACACGGCGACGACAGCGGACTGCGCGTGCCGCCCCGGCTGGCGCCGGTCCAGGCCGTCGTGCTCGCGATCAAGGGCGACGACCAGGTGATCGCCAAGGTCCGTGAGATCAGCGACAGGCTCCTGGCCGCGGGTGTGCGCGTCCAGGTCGACGACCGCACCGACATCCCCTTCGGCCGTCGCGCCGTCGACTGGGAACTCAAGGGTGTACCGGTGCGTATCGAGGTGGGCCCGCGCGACCTGGAGAACGGCACCGCGATGCTGGCCCGCCGTATCCCCGGCGGCAAGGAGCCGGTGCGGATCGGGGAACTCGAAGCGCTGCTCCCCAAGGCCCTGGAGGAGGACCAGGCGCTCCTGCTCGCGCAGTCCCGCGAGCGCCGGAAGGACCGCACGGTCGACACGACCACGATCGAGGAGGCCGCAGAGGCCGCGGCCACCGGCTGGGCTCGCATTCCCTGGGCCACGCTGGGTCCGGAGGGCGAGGCGGCCCTTGCCGAACAGGGCGTGTCCGTGCGGTGCCTCGTCGCCGCGGACGGTTCGGTCCCCGAGCGCGACGACCAGCCGGGGAACGTCGCCATCGTGTCGCGCGCGTACTGA
- the nirD gene encoding nitrite reductase small subunit NirD, translated as MTLAVETTELKVQLQLADEWFTVCDLSTLVPGRGVAALLPDGRQVALFRDRADRLYAVDNRDPFTGAAVLSRGLTGTHQGRPFVASPLLKQRFDLATGECLDDASVRVTAYEVRAL; from the coding sequence ATGACCCTGGCAGTTGAGACGACCGAACTGAAGGTCCAGCTCCAGCTGGCGGACGAGTGGTTCACGGTCTGCGACCTGAGCACGCTGGTTCCCGGCCGCGGGGTGGCCGCCCTGCTGCCGGACGGCCGCCAGGTGGCGCTGTTCCGCGACCGCGCGGACCGGCTGTACGCCGTCGACAACCGGGACCCGTTCACCGGCGCGGCCGTCCTGTCCCGCGGCCTGACCGGCACCCACCAGGGCCGCCCGTTCGTGGCGTCCCCGCTGCTGAAGCAGCGCTTCGACCTGGCCACCGGCGAGTGCCTGGACGACGCGTCGGTGCGGGTGACCGCGTACGAGGTGCGCGCCCTGTAG
- a CDS encoding SDR family NAD(P)-dependent oxidoreductase encodes MTHRFSGRTALVTGAGSGIGRGVALALAREGAQVVVAGRRRDPLDETLALIEGEGGKGLAVTADVSRADDLHALVATAVDRFGSLDVAVNNAGILEGRGKAVGDLAEADWRRMLDVNVTGVFLALQAEIARMRTQPDGGAIVNIASRLGVHSRLPGAAGYTAGKAAVSVLTRAAALDHIADGVRINAVSPGATATDMSFRDGESEADRAARMRTEVPLGRVSTVAEVAAAVLYLASDDAASVVGADLVIDGGSTA; translated from the coding sequence ATGACGCACCGCTTCTCCGGCCGCACCGCTCTCGTCACCGGCGCCGGCTCCGGCATCGGCCGCGGGGTGGCGCTCGCCCTCGCCCGGGAGGGCGCCCAGGTCGTCGTCGCCGGCCGGCGCCGTGACCCGCTCGACGAGACCCTGGCGCTGATCGAGGGCGAGGGCGGCAAGGGGCTCGCCGTGACCGCCGACGTCTCCCGCGCCGACGACCTGCACGCCCTGGTGGCCACCGCTGTGGACCGGTTCGGCTCGCTGGACGTGGCGGTGAACAACGCCGGGATCCTCGAGGGGCGGGGGAAGGCGGTCGGCGACCTGGCCGAGGCTGACTGGCGCCGGATGCTCGACGTCAACGTCACCGGGGTCTTCCTCGCGCTCCAGGCCGAGATCGCGCGCATGCGCACCCAGCCGGACGGCGGTGCGATCGTCAACATCGCCTCCCGGCTCGGTGTGCACAGCCGGCTGCCCGGCGCCGCCGGCTACACCGCCGGCAAGGCGGCCGTCTCGGTCCTCACCCGCGCCGCCGCCCTCGACCACATCGCCGACGGCGTGCGCATCAACGCCGTCAGCCCCGGCGCCACCGCCACCGACATGTCGTTCCGGGACGGGGAGAGCGAGGCCGACCGGGCCGCGCGGATGCGCACCGAGGTGCCGCTCGGCCGGGTCTCCACCGTCGCGGAGGTGGCCGCCGCGGTGCTGTACCTGGCCTCGGACGACGCGGCCTCGGTGGTCGGCGCCGACCTGGTGATCGACGGCGGCTCGACGGCCTGA
- a CDS encoding TetR/AcrR family transcriptional regulator yields the protein MARTKEFDPDAALQSALELFWQRGYEATSMADLVEHLGIGKASLYATFGSKHELYLRALDRYGQTQNPRMTRELSTPGPVLPAVRALVRRFAAEATAEATREQGCLVTNTAVELAPHDREAARRVEHSWGALETLLHSALVRAQAQGELTADRDPLALARLLLVLLQGLRVVGKASADPARVRDAAEQALALLDT from the coding sequence GTGGCCAGGACCAAGGAATTCGACCCGGACGCCGCGCTGCAGTCAGCCCTGGAGCTGTTCTGGCAGCGCGGCTACGAGGCGACGTCGATGGCCGACCTGGTCGAGCACCTGGGCATCGGCAAGGCGAGCCTGTACGCCACCTTCGGCAGCAAGCACGAGCTGTACCTGAGGGCGCTGGACCGGTACGGGCAGACGCAGAACCCGCGGATGACGCGGGAGCTGTCCACGCCCGGCCCGGTGCTGCCGGCCGTGCGCGCGCTGGTCCGGCGGTTCGCCGCCGAGGCCACCGCCGAGGCGACCCGGGAGCAGGGCTGCCTGGTCACCAACACGGCGGTCGAACTGGCCCCGCACGACCGGGAGGCCGCCCGCCGGGTGGAGCACAGCTGGGGCGCCCTGGAGACCCTGCTGCACTCCGCCCTGGTGCGCGCCCAGGCGCAGGGCGAGCTGACCGCGGACCGCGACCCCCTGGCCCTCGCCCGCCTGCTGCTGGTGCTGCTCCAGGGCCTGCGGGTGGTCGGCAAGGCCTCCGCGGACCCGGCCCGGGTGCGGGACGCGGCGGAGCAGGCCCTGGCACTGCTGGACACCTGA
- a CDS encoding cupin domain-containing protein — translation MTTTAIDLFSSALQFRPDGDVRAAARRMTDGDPGVWQIATFHVETDADVHADHWEIHPDGEEAVCCLSGGVRLYVRPLDADAPEEMVRLRPGTAVIVPRNRWHRLELDAPSDLMSITRRTGSRQERRDDAR, via the coding sequence ATGACCACCACCGCCATCGACCTGTTCTCCTCGGCGCTCCAGTTCCGCCCCGACGGTGACGTCCGCGCCGCCGCCCGGCGGATGACGGACGGCGACCCCGGGGTCTGGCAGATCGCCACCTTCCACGTGGAGACGGACGCCGACGTCCACGCCGACCACTGGGAGATCCACCCCGACGGCGAGGAGGCCGTCTGCTGCCTGTCCGGCGGGGTCCGGCTGTACGTCCGGCCCCTCGACGCGGACGCCCCGGAGGAGATGGTGCGGCTACGGCCGGGCACCGCCGTCATCGTGCCCCGCAACCGCTGGCACCGGCTCGAACTGGACGCCCCCAGCGACCTGATGTCCATCACCCGCCGCACCGGCTCCCGCCAGGAGCGGCGCGACGACGCCCGCTGA
- a CDS encoding TetR/AcrR family transcriptional regulator — protein sequence MPRPPAPRKTTGRPARISREEIIRTARRIVAEEGVDRLTMRRLATGIGSTPMALYHHVRDKEELLLLLLDDHAARSLRRPEPPPTDPRDRVLTAALAIHDVLAACPWIVEVLTADDLMSTSALWFVEQIVAGLTACGLTLDQAVHGYRAIWYYTAGEILVRTTAARRRTDDDRPVYRDQVFAGLDPAELPHLSRAAPRWAALTSQDTYEQGLRALVNGLLTPH from the coding sequence ATGCCGCGACCGCCCGCCCCCCGCAAGACCACCGGCCGACCTGCCCGTATCTCCCGCGAGGAGATCATCCGGACGGCGCGCCGGATCGTGGCGGAGGAAGGCGTGGACCGCCTGACCATGCGCCGCCTCGCCACCGGGATCGGCAGCACGCCGATGGCCCTGTACCACCACGTCCGCGACAAGGAGGAGCTGCTGCTGCTCCTGCTGGACGACCACGCGGCCCGCTCCCTGCGCCGCCCCGAGCCCCCGCCGACGGACCCGCGCGACCGCGTCCTCACCGCGGCCCTCGCCATCCACGACGTACTGGCCGCCTGCCCCTGGATCGTCGAGGTCCTGACGGCGGACGACCTGATGTCCACCTCCGCCCTCTGGTTCGTGGAACAGATCGTCGCCGGCCTGACGGCCTGCGGTCTCACCCTCGACCAGGCCGTCCACGGCTACCGGGCGATCTGGTACTACACGGCCGGCGAGATCCTGGTCCGCACGACGGCGGCCCGCCGCCGCACGGACGACGACCGCCCGGTCTACCGCGACCAGGTCTTCGCCGGCCTCGACCCGGCCGAACTCCCCCACCTGTCCCGGGCCGCGCCCCGCTGGGCCGCCCTGACGTCGCAGGACACCTACGAGCAGGGGCTGCGTGCCCTGGTGAACGGCCTCCTGACCCCCCACTGA